One Polaribacter sp. KT25b DNA segment encodes these proteins:
- a CDS encoding DUF4175 family protein: MDGYTKITQKLHQFTRKYYTNELIKGTILFLSLGFLYLFFTLFLEYFLWLKPTARTILFWVFILVELFLLIRFIVIPVFKLIGLRKGISLQDSSKIIGNHFPEVQDKLLNILQLKESSNYSDLILAGINQKSEEIAPIPFLKAIDFTQNKKYLKYAIVPFLIFIISFFTGNKNALTQSLERVVHYRTSYNPPAPFLFSLLNTDLNVIQGKPFSISVKTIGKVVPSEAKIIFNNQQYYLNNTGNNTFSYTFSDVQEPINFYVEANGIQSQDYQLKVIGTPTINSISLELKYPNYLGRRNETIQNSGNLIVPEGTNITWNVKTAQTDSVAFISNQKREPFKSLSKNNYELSKRIQNAFSYQISSSNKNLKDFENLQFSVDVVKDEHPMISVTSNIDSISRGVAQFAGQISDDYGLKKLQFVYYDEQNSNNLQKFDLQINKENIQTFFYQFPDGLNLKTGINYEMYFQVFDNDAVNGNKRAKSTIFKYRQKTEEEVEEDLLQEQKQTINNLENSIQKQKKQQEQLETIQQDLQNKKDINWNDKKKVDNFIKRQEQYKQMMERQTDQLQENLDEKKEDTESLQEKKEDLKQRIEELKKLDKQQKLLDEIQKMSEKLNKEDLLKKAKELAQQNKQEQRSLEKILEMVKRFYVEQKTMQIANKIEELSKKQDELEKNSDDTLEDQKEIKKEFEEIKKELEELDKDNEKLKKPMELPDVEDEKIDIDKELDKSEENLKENKTQEANKRQKQSSKKMKEMSAKMQQQMMEMEGESIEENMEDLRKILENLVIFSFQQEQLMNKFSETSTTHPDFGKDLKKQHEIKKYFEHIDDSLYVLSMRLPKISTKIQDDLSAVHYNLDQSLENFSENYFPEGISNQRYVMTSSNNLADYLSNMLNSMKENMSMKMGKGKKGKGQGFSLPDLIKKQKGLSEKMKDGMKNGKKKGEGKDGDKPDKNGKPGKKGENGEKGEDGKSGKNGNKQGEGEGNSNDDLDGELYEIYKQQSQLRQELQDAIKEGENGKPGGSSGARKALKTMEQLENEILEKGFNRGTLQKMQNLNYELLKLDKAALEQGEDKKRKSASNKKENQKNNLKQLEFKKQFYNQTEILNRQSLPLQQNYKIKVRDYFSDIKKE, encoded by the coding sequence ATGGATGGATACACTAAAATAACGCAAAAGTTACATCAATTTACGCGCAAATATTATACAAATGAATTGATAAAAGGAACCATTTTATTTCTTTCATTAGGATTTTTGTATCTTTTTTTTACGTTATTTTTAGAATATTTTTTGTGGTTAAAGCCAACTGCAAGAACCATTTTATTTTGGGTGTTTATACTTGTGGAATTATTTTTATTAATTCGATTTATTGTAATTCCTGTTTTTAAATTAATTGGTTTACGAAAAGGAATATCTTTACAAGATTCTTCAAAAATTATTGGAAATCATTTTCCTGAAGTGCAAGACAAATTACTAAACATTTTGCAACTTAAAGAAAGTTCAAATTACTCTGATTTAATTTTGGCAGGCATCAATCAAAAGTCAGAAGAAATTGCACCAATTCCCTTTTTAAAAGCCATTGATTTTACACAAAATAAAAAGTATTTAAAATATGCAATTGTGCCTTTTTTAATTTTTATAATTAGTTTTTTTACGGGAAATAAAAATGCGTTAACTCAAAGTTTAGAACGCGTTGTGCATTATAGAACTTCCTACAATCCACCAGCTCCTTTTTTGTTTTCTTTATTAAATACTGATTTAAATGTCATCCAGGGAAAACCATTTTCGATTTCGGTAAAAACAATTGGAAAAGTTGTACCTAGTGAAGCAAAAATCATTTTTAATAATCAACAATATTATCTAAATAATACTGGAAATAATACTTTTTCATATACGTTTTCTGATGTACAAGAACCAATTAATTTTTATGTGGAAGCAAATGGAATTCAATCCCAAGATTATCAGCTAAAAGTAATTGGTACGCCAACAATAAATTCTATTTCTTTAGAATTAAAATATCCTAATTATTTAGGTAGGAGGAATGAAACGATTCAGAATTCTGGAAATTTAATTGTTCCGGAAGGAACAAATATTACTTGGAACGTAAAAACTGCTCAAACAGATTCTGTGGCTTTTATCAGCAATCAAAAAAGAGAACCTTTTAAAAGTTTGTCTAAAAATAATTATGAATTATCAAAAAGGATTCAGAATGCTTTTAGTTATCAAATTTCATCATCCAACAAAAATTTAAAAGATTTTGAGAATTTACAGTTTTCTGTGGATGTTGTAAAAGATGAACATCCTATGATTTCTGTAACTTCAAATATTGATAGTATTTCTAGAGGAGTTGCACAATTTGCTGGTCAGATTTCTGATGATTATGGATTAAAGAAATTGCAATTTGTGTATTATGATGAACAAAATTCAAATAATTTACAAAAGTTTGATTTACAGATAAATAAAGAGAATATTCAAACATTTTTTTATCAATTTCCTGATGGATTAAATTTAAAAACAGGAATCAATTACGAAATGTATTTTCAAGTATTTGATAATGATGCTGTTAATGGGAATAAAAGGGCAAAAAGCACTATTTTTAAGTATAGACAAAAAACAGAAGAGGAAGTAGAGGAGGATTTGTTGCAAGAACAAAAACAAACGATTAATAATTTAGAAAATTCTATTCAAAAGCAGAAAAAGCAACAAGAACAATTAGAAACTATTCAGCAAGATTTACAGAATAAAAAAGATATTAATTGGAATGATAAAAAGAAAGTTGATAATTTTATAAAACGTCAAGAGCAATATAAGCAAATGATGGAACGTCAAACCGATCAATTGCAAGAAAATTTAGACGAGAAAAAAGAAGATACTGAAAGTCTTCAAGAAAAAAAAGAGGATTTAAAACAACGAATTGAAGAATTAAAAAAACTGGATAAGCAACAAAAGTTGTTAGATGAAATTCAGAAAATGTCTGAGAAATTAAACAAAGAAGATCTCTTAAAAAAGGCGAAAGAATTAGCACAACAAAATAAACAAGAACAACGTAGTTTAGAAAAAATTCTTGAAATGGTAAAGCGTTTTTATGTTGAACAAAAAACCATGCAAATCGCAAACAAGATTGAAGAATTATCTAAAAAGCAAGATGAATTAGAAAAAAATTCTGATGATACTTTAGAAGATCAAAAGGAAATTAAAAAAGAATTTGAAGAAATTAAGAAGGAATTAGAGGAGCTTGATAAGGATAATGAAAAGTTGAAAAAACCGATGGAGTTGCCAGATGTTGAAGATGAAAAAATTGACATTGATAAAGAACTTGATAAATCCGAAGAAAATTTAAAAGAGAATAAAACACAGGAAGCTAATAAAAGGCAGAAGCAATCATCTAAAAAAATGAAAGAGATGAGCGCTAAAATGCAACAACAAATGATGGAAATGGAAGGAGAATCTATAGAGGAAAACATGGAAGATTTAAGAAAGATTCTCGAAAATTTAGTTATTTTTTCTTTTCAGCAAGAACAGTTAATGAATAAATTTTCTGAGACTTCTACAACGCATCCTGATTTTGGAAAAGACTTAAAAAAGCAACATGAAATTAAAAAATATTTTGAACATATAGACGATAGTTTGTATGTGCTTTCTATGCGTCTTCCAAAAATATCTACTAAAATTCAAGATGATTTATCTGCTGTACATTATAATTTAGATCAATCTTTAGAGAATTTTTCTGAAAATTATTTTCCTGAAGGAATTTCAAATCAACGATATGTGATGACTTCGAGCAATAATTTAGCAGATTATTTAAGTAATATGTTAAATAGTATGAAAGAAAACATGTCTATGAAAATGGGTAAAGGAAAGAAAGGAAAAGGACAAGGTTTTAGTTTGCCAGATTTGATAAAGAAACAAAAAGGTTTATCAGAAAAGATGAAAGATGGAATGAAAAATGGAAAAAAAAAGGGTGAAGGAAAAGATGGTGATAAACCTGATAAAAATGGAAAGCCAGGTAAAAAAGGAGAAAACGGAGAGAAAGGTGAAGATGGTAAATCAGGAAAAAATGGTAACAAACAAGGTGAGGGTGAAGGTAATTCTAATGATGATTTAGATGGTGAACTTTATGAAATTTACAAACAACAATCGCAATTAAGACAAGAATTACAAGATGCAATTAAGGAAGGCGAAAACGGTAAACCTGGTGGAAGTTCCGGTGCAAGAAAAGCTTTAAAAACAATGGAGCAATTAGAAAATGAAATTCTAGAAAAAGGTTTTAATCGTGGTACACTTCAAAAAATGCAAAATTTAAATTATGAATTATTAAAATTAGATAAAGCAGCTTTAGAACAAGGAGAGGATAAAAAGCGTAAATCAGCATCTAATAAAAAGGAAAATCAAAAGAATAATTTAAAGCAATTGGAGTTTAAAAAGCAGTTTTATAATCAAACTGAAATATTAAATAGACAATCATTACCTTTGCAGCAAAATTATAAAATTAAAGTTAGAGATTATTTTTCTGACATCAAGAAAGAGTAA
- the ybeY gene encoding rRNA maturation RNase YbeY, giving the protein MVEFNYVTTFQLDDENRLENWIEKVASNQGFEVGEINYIFCDDEYLHKLNVEFLQHDTLTDVISFDNTLGKLINGDIYISVERVTENAKEYNDSFDDELHRVMIHGVLHYMGFKDKDEVDIKQMRNAENTALLLLNN; this is encoded by the coding sequence ATGGTAGAGTTTAATTACGTAACAACTTTTCAATTAGATGATGAAAATCGCCTTGAGAATTGGATAGAAAAAGTTGCTTCAAATCAAGGTTTTGAAGTTGGTGAAATCAATTATATTTTTTGCGATGATGAGTATCTTCATAAATTAAATGTAGAGTTTTTACAACACGATACTTTAACTGATGTTATTAGTTTTGATAATACTTTAGGGAAGTTAATTAATGGAGATATTTATATTTCTGTTGAAAGAGTTACAGAAAATGCAAAAGAATATAATGATTCTTTTGATGATGAATTACATCGAGTAATGATTCATGGTGTTTTGCATTACATGGGTTTTAAAGATAAAGATGAAGTGGATATAAAGCAAATGAGAAATGCTGAAAACACTGCTTTATTACTGTTAAATAATTGA
- the mnmG gene encoding tRNA uridine-5-carboxymethylaminomethyl(34) synthesis enzyme MnmG, with protein MSLFSTTYDVIVVGGGHAGSEAAAAAANMGAHTLLITMNLQNIAQMSCNPAMGGIAKGQIVREIDALGGYSGIVTDKTAIQFKMLNKSKGPAMWSPRAQSDRMMFAECWRTMLEQTENLDFYQDSVNGLLFDGDKIVGVKTALGLEIKAKTVVITAGTFLNGLIHIGDKTFGGGRAGESASTGITEDLVSKGFESGRMKTGTPPRVDGRSLDYSKMLEQPGDENPEKFSYLPSTKSLVKQRSCYLTYTNPKVHELLREGFDRSPMFNGRIKSTGPRYCPSVEDKVNRFATKERHQIFVEPEGWTTVEMYVNGFSTSLPEDIQDKAIRAIEGFENVKFFRYGYAIEYDYFPPTQLTHSLETKLVENLFFAGQINGTTGYEEAASQGLMAGVNAALKVHGKAPFILKRNEAYIGVLVDDLITKGTEEPYRMFTSRAEYRTLLRQDNADLRLTPLAFELGLASKERMDRVLEKQRKTDLLIKFLAETSVTEAEINPILEAKNLDLINQSLKLFKVAARPQLDFSDFKDLEKLKIFIADNNIDWEIIEQVEIHLKYSGYIEKERNNADKLNRLENVTIPSNFNYQKLQSISFEAREKLTKIQPTSISQASRISGVSPSDISVLLVYMGR; from the coding sequence ATGAGTTTATTTTCAACAACATATGATGTAATTGTAGTAGGTGGAGGTCATGCAGGAAGTGAAGCTGCTGCTGCTGCTGCAAACATGGGTGCGCATACTTTATTAATTACAATGAATTTGCAAAATATTGCGCAAATGAGTTGTAATCCTGCAATGGGAGGAATTGCAAAAGGGCAAATTGTAAGAGAGATTGATGCTTTGGGTGGTTACAGTGGAATTGTTACTGATAAAACTGCCATTCAGTTTAAAATGCTAAACAAATCTAAAGGACCTGCAATGTGGAGTCCAAGAGCACAATCAGATAGAATGATGTTTGCAGAATGCTGGAGAACGATGTTAGAGCAAACAGAAAATTTAGACTTTTATCAAGATTCTGTCAACGGATTATTGTTTGATGGTGATAAAATTGTGGGTGTAAAAACTGCTTTGGGTTTAGAAATAAAAGCTAAAACGGTAGTTATAACTGCAGGTACTTTTTTAAATGGATTGATTCATATTGGTGATAAAACATTTGGAGGAGGAAGAGCAGGAGAAAGTGCATCAACAGGAATTACAGAAGATTTAGTTTCAAAAGGTTTCGAATCTGGAAGAATGAAAACAGGAACTCCGCCAAGAGTTGATGGTCGTTCTTTAGATTATTCTAAAATGTTAGAACAACCTGGAGACGAAAATCCAGAGAAATTTTCTTATTTACCAAGTACAAAATCTTTGGTAAAACAACGTTCATGTTATTTAACGTATACAAACCCTAAAGTACATGAATTGTTACGAGAAGGGTTTGATAGATCGCCAATGTTTAATGGTAGAATTAAATCTACCGGACCAAGATATTGTCCTTCTGTAGAAGATAAAGTAAATCGTTTTGCTACAAAAGAAAGACATCAAATTTTTGTAGAACCAGAAGGTTGGACAACAGTAGAAATGTATGTAAATGGATTTTCAACATCTCTTCCGGAAGATATTCAAGACAAAGCAATAAGAGCTATTGAAGGTTTTGAAAACGTAAAGTTTTTTAGATATGGATATGCAATAGAATATGATTATTTTCCGCCAACACAATTAACACATTCTTTAGAAACAAAGTTGGTAGAGAATTTATTTTTCGCAGGTCAAATTAACGGAACAACAGGTTACGAAGAGGCAGCTTCTCAAGGATTAATGGCAGGTGTAAATGCTGCTTTAAAAGTACATGGAAAAGCTCCATTTATCTTAAAAAGAAATGAAGCTTATATTGGTGTTTTGGTTGATGATTTAATTACAAAAGGTACAGAAGAACCTTATAGAATGTTTACATCAAGAGCAGAATATAGAACTTTATTAAGACAAGATAATGCAGATTTAAGATTAACTCCGTTAGCTTTTGAACTTGGTTTAGCTTCGAAAGAAAGAATGGATAGGGTTTTAGAAAAGCAAAGAAAAACAGATTTGTTAATTAAATTTTTAGCAGAAACGAGTGTAACAGAAGCAGAGATAAATCCTATTTTAGAAGCGAAGAATTTAGATTTGATTAATCAATCTTTGAAGCTTTTTAAAGTTGCAGCAAGACCACAATTAGATTTTTCAGACTTTAAAGATTTAGAGAAATTGAAGATTTTTATTGCTGATAATAATATTGATTGGGAGATTATTGAGCAAGTTGAAATTCATTTAAAATATTCTGGTTATATAGAAAAAGAAAGGAATAATGCTGATAAACTGAATAGGTTAGAAAACGTAACAATTCCTTCTAATTTTAATTATCAGAAATTACAATCTATTTCTTTTGAAGCGAGAGAAAAATTAACTAAAATTCAGCCAACTTCAATATCACAAGCAAGTAGAATTAGTGGAGTATCACCTAGCGATATTTCTGTTTTGTTAGTTTATATGGGAAGATAA
- a CDS encoding class I SAM-dependent methyltransferase — translation MNSKIDFYQNLQPFLNCKDYTVSGEVYQVMIHKEYDMLVTNPVPKNLADYYKSENYISHTDSKKSLLDKVYQVVKNITLKRKLKLIDSFKTSSKNILDVGAGTGDFLKVCQNNSWKVLGVEPSLDARNIAAKKGIILQEDLSEIKNIQFDVITLWHVLEHVENLSIYISTLNKLLTENGKLIIAVPNFKSYDANYYKEFWAAFDVPRHLWHFSQTSISKLFSSENMIVEKTIPMKFDAYYVSLLSEKYKSGKMNPIKSFYRGFVSNLKATSTKEYSSLIYVLKKS, via the coding sequence ATGAATTCAAAGATTGATTTTTATCAAAATTTACAACCTTTTTTAAACTGTAAAGATTACACTGTTTCGGGAGAAGTTTATCAAGTTATGATACATAAAGAATATGATATGTTGGTTACAAATCCTGTTCCTAAAAACTTGGCAGATTATTATAAAAGTGAAAACTATATTTCGCATACAGATTCTAAAAAATCATTGTTAGATAAAGTATATCAAGTTGTAAAAAACATCACTTTAAAAAGAAAATTAAAACTGATTGATTCTTTTAAAACTAGTTCAAAAAACATTTTAGATGTTGGAGCAGGAACAGGAGATTTTTTAAAAGTTTGTCAAAATAATTCTTGGAAAGTTTTAGGAGTTGAACCTAGTTTAGATGCAAGAAATATTGCCGCTAAAAAAGGAATTATTTTACAAGAAGATTTATCAGAAATAAAAAATATACAATTTGATGTCATTACACTTTGGCATGTTTTAGAACATGTAGAAAATTTATCAATATATATTTCTACACTAAATAAGTTGCTTACAGAAAACGGAAAATTAATAATTGCAGTTCCTAATTTTAAAAGTTACGATGCAAATTATTACAAGGAGTTTTGGGCGGCTTTTGATGTTCCAAGACATTTGTGGCATTTCTCTCAAACATCAATTTCTAAATTATTTTCTTCAGAAAATATGATTGTCGAAAAAACAATTCCAATGAAATTTGATGCGTATTATGTTTCTCTTTTAAGTGAGAAATATAAATCAGGAAAAATGAATCCTATAAAATCTTTTTATAGAGGTTTTGTTTCAAACTTAAAAGCAACTAGCACAAAAGAGTATTCATCTTTAATTTACGTGCTTAAAAAGAGTTAA
- a CDS encoding DoxX family protein — protein MKLLSNYPAEILILLFLVITFLISVVEKISDWKGTVTFIKEHFKNSPLKNSVPFLVSILVFLEFIATIFMIIGVYQIYTSEIKEFALLGLELSAVVLIFMLIGQRLAKDYPGAMSLTVYFILTVFGVVLLNS, from the coding sequence ATGAAACTACTTTCTAATTATCCAGCAGAAATTTTAATTCTACTTTTTTTAGTGATTACTTTTTTAATATCTGTTGTTGAAAAAATTTCGGATTGGAAAGGAACAGTGACTTTTATAAAAGAACATTTTAAAAATTCTCCATTAAAAAATAGTGTTCCCTTTTTAGTAAGCATTCTTGTATTCTTAGAATTTATTGCCACTATTTTTATGATCATTGGCGTTTATCAAATATATACTTCAGAAATAAAAGAATTTGCATTATTAGGTTTAGAGCTTTCTGCTGTCGTTTTAATTTTTATGTTAATTGGTCAACGTTTGGCAAAAGATTATCCAGGAGCAATGAGCTTAACAGTCTATTTTATACTCACAGTTTTTGGTGTGGTTTTATTAAATAGTTAA
- a CDS encoding DUF1801 domain-containing protein, whose amino-acid sequence MTYEANTPEEYIAQLPDDRKIVIEKLRKIIKKNLPKGFEEGVNYKMLGYYVPHSKYPEGYHCNPKLPLPFINIASQKNSVNLYHMGIYADKELLDWFVSEYPKHCKRKLDMGKSCIRFKKMDEIPFDLIGELASKISVNKWVTIYESAIKKNK is encoded by the coding sequence ATGACTTACGAAGCAAACACACCTGAAGAATACATTGCTCAATTACCTGATGACCGAAAAATAGTTATTGAAAAACTACGAAAAATCATCAAAAAAAACCTACCAAAAGGTTTTGAAGAAGGCGTTAATTACAAAATGTTGGGCTATTATGTTCCGCATTCAAAATATCCAGAAGGCTATCATTGCAACCCAAAATTGCCTTTGCCATTTATAAATATTGCATCACAAAAGAACTCTGTAAACTTATATCACATGGGTATTTACGCAGATAAAGAACTCTTAGATTGGTTTGTTTCTGAATATCCAAAGCATTGTAAACGCAAATTAGATATGGGTAAAAGTTGTATCCGATTTAAAAAAATGGATGAAATTCCGTTTGATTTAATTGGTGAATTAGCAAGTAAAATAAGTGTTAATAAGTGGGTTACTATTTATGAATCTGCAATTAAAAAAAATAAATAA
- a CDS encoding 2-hydroxyacid dehydrogenase — protein MKILHLDSNHPLLINQLNDLGFTNDVDYTSSKQEIEAKIHLYDGFIIRSRFSIDKAFLDKATNLKFIGRVGAGLENIDCGYATSKNIALIAAPEGNRNAVGEHSLAMLLSLFNKLNKADKEVRNGIWLREENRGIELDGRTVGLIGYGNMGKSFAKKLRGFDVDVICYDIKPGVADENCKQVSLAEFQQKADVLSLHTPQNELSKNMVNIDFINSFKKNFWLINTARGTAVVTKDLVTSLKSGKILGAGLDVLEYEKSSFENLFSDDKMPVAFQYLINSENVLLSPHVAGWTFESKEKLAQTIVDKIKAKFY, from the coding sequence ATGAAAATACTACACCTAGACTCAAATCATCCTTTATTAATAAATCAACTAAATGATTTAGGTTTTACAAACGATGTAGATTACACTTCTTCAAAACAAGAAATTGAAGCTAAAATTCATTTGTATGATGGTTTTATCATCAGAAGTCGTTTTTCAATTGACAAAGCTTTTTTAGACAAAGCCACAAATCTAAAATTTATTGGAAGAGTTGGTGCAGGTTTAGAAAATATAGATTGTGGGTATGCAACATCAAAAAATATTGCCCTAATTGCAGCGCCAGAAGGCAATAGAAATGCAGTTGGTGAACATTCTTTAGCAATGTTATTATCGCTCTTTAACAAGCTAAATAAAGCCGATAAAGAAGTAAGAAATGGTATTTGGTTACGTGAAGAAAACCGAGGAATTGAACTTGACGGAAGAACTGTTGGATTAATTGGTTATGGAAATATGGGAAAATCATTTGCAAAAAAATTGCGTGGTTTTGATGTTGATGTAATTTGCTATGATATAAAACCTGGTGTTGCTGATGAAAATTGCAAACAAGTTTCTTTAGCAGAATTTCAACAAAAAGCAGATGTATTAAGTTTACATACACCACAAAATGAGCTTTCTAAAAACATGGTAAATATTGATTTTATCAACAGTTTTAAAAAGAATTTTTGGCTGATAAATACTGCACGTGGAACAGCTGTAGTTACAAAAGATTTAGTTACTAGTTTAAAATCTGGTAAAATTTTAGGTGCTGGTTTAGATGTTTTAGAATACGAAAAATCATCTTTCGAAAATCTTTTTTCTGATGATAAAATGCCTGTAGCTTTTCAATATTTAATCAATTCAGAGAATGTTTTATTAAGTCCGCATGTTGCAGGTTGGACTTTTGAAAGCAAAGAAAAACTAGCGCAAACAATTGTAGATAAAATTAAAGCAAAATTTTATTAA
- the panB gene encoding 3-methyl-2-oxobutanoate hydroxymethyltransferase: protein MSVAKKQYKRITVKSLVEMKANGEKISMLTAYDYTMAKILDGAGLDVLLVGDSASNVMAGHETTLPITLDQMIYHASSVVRGIERCLVVVDLPFGSYQSDPKEALRSAIRIMKESGGHSIKLEGGREVKESIKRILNAGIPVMGHLGLTPQSIYKFGTYTVRAKEEEEAEKLMDDAFLLERLGCFAIVLEKVPAHLAKKVAESISIPVIGIGAGNGVDGQVLVTHDMLGMTHEFNPRFLRRYSDLYTEMTGAFQQYVTDVKSKDFPSDDEQY from the coding sequence ATGTCTGTAGCAAAAAAACAGTACAAAAGAATTACCGTAAAATCTTTGGTAGAAATGAAAGCAAATGGAGAGAAAATCTCTATGTTAACTGCTTACGATTATACGATGGCAAAAATATTAGATGGTGCTGGTTTAGATGTACTTTTAGTTGGCGATTCTGCATCAAATGTTATGGCAGGTCATGAAACTACTTTACCAATTACTTTAGATCAAATGATTTATCACGCTAGCTCTGTTGTTAGAGGTATTGAGCGTTGTTTAGTTGTTGTAGATTTACCTTTTGGTAGTTATCAATCAGATCCTAAGGAAGCTTTACGTTCTGCAATTAGAATTATGAAAGAAAGTGGCGGACATTCTATAAAATTAGAAGGTGGTAGAGAGGTAAAAGAATCTATAAAACGTATTTTAAATGCTGGAATTCCTGTAATGGGTCATTTAGGTTTAACACCACAATCTATTTATAAGTTTGGTACTTATACTGTTAGAGCAAAAGAAGAAGAAGAAGCAGAGAAATTAATGGACGATGCTTTTCTATTAGAACGCCTTGGGTGTTTTGCAATAGTTTTAGAGAAAGTACCAGCTCATTTAGCAAAAAAAGTTGCAGAATCAATATCGATTCCTGTTATTGGAATTGGTGCTGGAAATGGTGTTGATGGTCAAGTTTTAGTTACACACGATATGTTAGGAATGACACATGAATTCAACCCACGTTTTTTACGTAGATATTCAGATTTATATACAGAAATGACTGGCGCATTCCAGCAATATGTTACCGATGTTAAAAGTAAAGATTTTCCTAGTGATGATGAGCAATATTAA
- a CDS encoding nuclear transport factor 2 family protein, giving the protein MLKIILAIIAFVLSFTLVAQNKSEEKAIKNVIETFFDGLHNGDSTLIKTTLHNDIKIQTTYTNDKNQNILKLETKKALLTNIANKKPETIYQEKLLSFDIKIDGNLASVWTPYEFYLNEKFSHCGANSFQLFNNNGNWEIIYLVDMRRRENCKAVNEEK; this is encoded by the coding sequence ATGCTTAAAATTATACTTGCAATTATAGCTTTTGTATTGTCTTTTACTTTGGTAGCTCAAAATAAATCAGAAGAAAAAGCTATAAAAAATGTAATTGAAACCTTTTTTGATGGATTGCATAATGGAGATAGTACACTTATAAAAACCACATTGCATAATGATATTAAAATTCAAACTACTTATACAAACGATAAAAATCAAAATATCTTAAAACTAGAAACTAAAAAAGCTTTGTTAACTAATATTGCTAATAAAAAGCCAGAAACTATTTATCAAGAAAAATTACTTTCTTTTGATATTAAAATTGATGGAAATTTAGCTTCAGTTTGGACGCCTTATGAGTTTTATTTAAATGAAAAATTTAGTCATTGTGGCGCTAATTCTTTTCAGTTATTTAATAATAATGGCAACTGGGAAATTATTTATTTAGTTGATATGAGAAGAAGAGAAAACTGCAAAGCAGTAAATGAAGAAAAATAG
- a CDS encoding sigma-70 family RNA polymerase sigma factor: MIKEISTLNPNKWIDNYADYLFNYAVVRVNDSDLAKDLVQETFFAGLKSAKNFQGKSTERTWLVSILKRKVIDYYRKINSKKGKAEVRMNFYEDGENEGNWLEERVPQSWDNASEKDIENEELKTQLDRCIDKLPEKYAMVFRMKTIQEFETEEICKELDITASNLWVIIHRARTQLRKCMEDNWFNN, translated from the coding sequence ATGATTAAAGAGATAAGCACTTTAAACCCAAATAAATGGATTGATAATTATGCAGATTATCTGTTTAATTATGCTGTTGTGCGTGTAAATGATAGTGATTTAGCAAAAGATTTAGTGCAAGAAACTTTTTTTGCAGGACTAAAATCTGCCAAAAATTTTCAAGGAAAATCTACAGAAAGAACCTGGTTAGTTTCTATTTTAAAAAGAAAAGTAATAGATTATTATAGAAAAATAAATTCTAAAAAAGGAAAAGCCGAAGTTAGAATGAATTTTTATGAAGATGGCGAAAATGAAGGAAATTGGCTTGAAGAAAGAGTACCACAAAGTTGGGATAATGCATCAGAAAAAGACATCGAAAACGAAGAATTAAAAACGCAATTAGATCGTTGTATAGATAAATTACCAGAAAAATATGCTATGGTTTTTAGAATGAAAACTATTCAAGAATTTGAAACTGAAGAAATTTGTAAGGAGCTAGACATAACTGCGTCAAACTTATGGGTTATCATTCATAGAGCAAGAACACAGCTTAGAAAATGTATGGAAGATAATTGGTTTAATAATTAG